The Acinetobacter sp. SAAs474 DNA window TCATGATTACTATGGCGCTCATTATGATTTTGTTATCAATTTTTTAAGAGAAAATTATCCTCAAAATGCCCTTTTAGATGATAATCATATCAAAATAGCAGATAAAATATTTGTGGGTGGTACATTATTTACGAATTTTCGCTCAAACGCTCCTCTCACTACCCCCGACAAACTTTTACAATTTAAAAAAGATGCAGAACAATCTATCTATGATTTTGAAAGAATTATGATAGGGGCCAGTAACCGCACGATAACAGCGGATGATTACATTCTATTATTTCAACGGTATTATCAGAATATCATGCAATTTAAAGATCAAGAAAATGTTATTGTCATCAGCCACTTTCCACCTCATTTAGCCTGCCTTGATCCATACTGGGGACATCATCCAATTGCATCTGCACTTAATCCATACTTTATTAATGATTTAGATATCACTGGATTTAAACTGTGGATTGCAGGACATACACATACCGCTATTGATACAGTCATAGATGGATGCAGATTAATTATTAATCCTTTAGGCTATCCACAAGAACAAGGGAAAAATGGTTTTAGAGAAAATTTAATTATCCATATTTAACGACATTTCACCACATAGCGATATCAATCGATAAAGATAAAACTATAGACTTATCTCCACTTTTTCTAAAGTTAATACGATACAGACATTTAAGGCTATATTTTTAAAGTAGATTTTTTCGATATTGAATAAAACCAGTATTGACCGCGACTTGATCATAGAGAATTCTTGCTTGATAATTTGTCTCTTGAGTCAACCAATAAACTCGAGAACATTTTTTCTTATGGGCTTCAGCATACACGGCTTCTATCAGGCTCTTTCCATAACCTCTGGTACGTTTATCTGTTTCTATAAATAAGTCTTGCAGATAGCAATAATGACCTTCTGTCCAAGTACTACGATGAAAAATATAGTATACTAAACCAATTAACCGATGATCAACCTCAAGGACAAAACAGCCCATTTCCTCACTTTCATCAATTAGACGATGAAATGTTAATTTAGAAAGTTCTGATGTTAAGCTGACTTTATAAAAATCCTGATACCCCATCCAAAGGCTTAACCAGCTGTCATAATCCTATTTTATCAATTTTCTGACTTTCATTCATATAGCTCATTAATTTTAATAAAATTAATATAATACACTTTAGATCAAATACCCATAAAATTAGATCAGAATATCTAATTCTATGGTGATCATCTATGCAACTTAGCTTATCTAAAATTATCATTTTATTCGATTATTAAGTTATTAAAATCAATATTTTATTGTATAACTTAAACCATAGGTACGCCCTTCAGCCGCAATAGATAAAAGAGGATTGGCATTTGTTACAGCTGCTTGCTGGGCAAATACAGTTTTATATTCTAATCCCCAAAGATTAAAAATACCAAAATCTAGACGACCATTCCCTAATGGTGCATGTCCTAATAGATCCATAGTGGCATAACCTTTTATTTTGGCAGCGCTATTTCCATCATTTTTAACTGCATTTTTAAATTCAGTATTGGTACTTATGTTGGCGCGTTCAGAGAGTTCACGATCATCATTATATGCCTTATTTGTACCCTTTATGGCTTGCATTTGCATACGTAAACCATAGCCTTCATTATTATTCCATTCTGCAAACAACGTCCCTTTGATTGGCGATACAGAAAATGCATTTAATTCATGCCATTCATTTGCAGCATCTTTATATTGACCACGGGTATAACTCAATGAACCACCTATATTATATTGATCTAAAATAGGATAATTTATTGTTGCTTCAGCACCATAAACACGCTGATCAGTATCAACGACTCTTGCAGCACGGTTATTAAATTGAACTGTTTTATCTGAAGTATTATAAAACCCTGTTAAGCCTAGATTTAAGCCATTACCTTGATCTAAGCGCCATCCTAACTCATAACTATTCACGGTAATAGGCTGTAAATTTGCTGTTGACACTTGATAAGTTGAAACATCACGCAACATGCGTTGTACATCAGGAAAACTAAATCCCTGAGAGAAGTTTGCATAAATTTGTTGTATATCGGTAAGTTGATAGACTGCACCTAAATTAAACAGCGCTTTATCTGCATGTGTTGATCCAGCAGCAACATACTCGGTTTCACGTGTTGGAATATACGCTTCTGTATTGGCTTTAATATATTGATAACGCATACCAACTTGAATGTTTACATAATCTGTAAGCGCATAATCCGCTTGTATAAAAGTACCTAAATTTTGAATTTTTGTATCTGGTCCATAGCCTTTTGTTGTTCCAGTATTGTTATAAACGAGATAAGGATACTCCGTAGATAAAATATCGACAAATTGTTTGTCTTTTTCCACATCGTAATCTAGACCATATGTAAGTTTAAGCTCTTTATCTTGTATATTTAAATCAGACTGTATAGTTGAGCGTATTCCAATCACTTCAATATTAGATTGTGATTGATTTACTTGTTTAACTGCTTGTGTACTTAGTCCATATGGAAAAAATCTTGACTTTTCTTTTCGATAATAAGCTTCTACATTTAGAATCTGGCCTAAAAAATCTTGATTTTGATATTGTGTATTAAACGCATAGCGCTCTGTAAATAACGGATCACTGAGTTTTAGTCCTTTTATAGCGTTATAACTTGGTTCTTTTCCATCATTACTCGTCGCTGTCTTAGGTAAATAAGAATAATCTGGCCCATAATCTGTATCTTGCTTATCTTTATAATATTGAGCACCAAAACTTAAAGATTGATGATCTGTTATTTGATAATTCAATCGACCAATGAAATCAATTGTATCGGTGTCCATCATACTTCCTTGCCATGGACTTAGAGGAATACGATTATCATTTCCATCAAATTGAGCACCTCTGCGGGTATAATCTGCACCTAAAAATCCATCAACATCACCTTTCTTAAATGAAATATTCTGCTCCACTTCATAAGCTAATCCATCTGCTGTAAAATTATTTGCAGAAGTAAGACCAACTTTTGTTGCAAAGCTTAGAGCCTGATCTATATTCGGTCTTTTTGTAATAATATTAATAATACCGCCTGTTGCACCAGATCCATAAATACTTGTAGCACCAGAAATGACTTCGACACGCTCAATGAGACTCGGACTAATACTATTGAATTGTCTTGAAACATCTCGTGAACCTGTTTGTGGAACACCATCTATTAAAACTAAGACGTTACGACCACGCATTGTTTGTCCATAATTACTCATCGTACCGCTACTGGGTGCTAATGACGGTATTAATTGCGCCAATATATCTGCCGTTTTTCGTCCAGCAATTGCTTGTTGTTGAATCTGTGATTGATTGATGGTTTGAACAGTTCCCGCTATTTCAGAAATATTTGTTGCTGTTCTTGTCGCAGTAATGATCATCGCTGGTAGTTTTGTAGCTGATTCATTTTTATTGGTTTGAGTTAAATCACTGTTTGATTCGATTTGCCCTGCAGCATATATAAGATTGCTTGGCATCATCATCATTAAACATAAATAAAGATTTAATTGGCGCATGAAAATATCCATTAAAATAAATCGTAATAATAATGATTATTGTTAAGTTTAAAAAGTTATTTGTCAGCTTAATGTATTTAACCGGAATTATATCTATTTAAATAATGTGTCTGATGCAGCAACAGTGATGAGAGATTTATCTATTCAGATTGAAGATTATAATTATCTGTATCATGATCTAAAAATGAAATTACCTCGATAATTTAGCTTAAAGTCAGCCTTATACCACCTTAGAGAAGAGATAATTTATGTCCATCTTAAGCTCAATAGTGATAGCCCATTATGCTGTGTGAAATGAGTACAGTTAGACCACATAAAAAATATAAAACTATAGCAAAAGCCAAAGAAATCACCCATCTTGTTTTTTGTAAAAACTTAAATGGCTGCAAACACCAATATGAAAGTATATATAAAATGACGTACCACACAACTTTTAAAGTCATAAGAGAAGCGTTATTTAACTGGCGTAAATTATTTAAATCTGTCGTATTATAAGCCATATTAAATGCTATCCAGCCTACTGAACAACTGATATAAACAAGTAATATTTTTAACCATTTACTTTTTATGAATACCATTGAATATTTGATCTCTATTCTGTTAAATGCCCTTTACAGGAAATGATGCATAAAGCTGATGACAGGTCGGATATCGAACTTGTAATTTATGCAGGTAATATGCCTGATCATGATCTAAAAAGCCATTTAACAAGGCATGATTACGATAGGTACAATACCCTTTTTCTCTATCCCAGCTTAAAAAATCAGCTACAGGTTTAGATATTGATAGAATATTGTTATTGCACTGCAATAATCCAAGTGAACTGATCTGATAGTCCTTGGGTTTAGCCCCATCTGGGGTATATGCGAGCCCAATAACCAAATCATTTTTCCTGAACATTTTAATATTGAAATTAGATCTCCAATGACTAGGCTTCGCGTATTTAAACCGCGCAATAAATGAACGAAAAATAAAATTGTGTAGCGTCTCGATCTGATTCAATTAAATCTAGACGTGCAATAAATACTTCATTTGGTGAATGGGGCATACACGCACTTAGAGTTTGTATATTGCTGGATATACCTAAAATCAATGCCGAAGCCGTAACTATTCGTTTCTTTTGAATAGAGTGAAAATAAATTGAAATATTCTTCAGTTTTAATCGCATCTAATATTAATTATAAGGTCTAGATTATAAATGATAACATTAATTTTGCTGTGTAGATTGATCTAGTATAAAATCTAAGTGCTGTCTTACTGCCGGCCACTCGCTTTTCAAAATACTATAAACATAAGTATCCCTTAAAATATCCTCTTTAACAATTTGATGACTTCTTAATACCCCATCCAACTTTGCTCCCAAGCGTTCAATAGCAGCTCGGCTTTTAAAATTAAATGATGATGTCCTAAATTCAACCGCAATACAGTTTAAAAACTCAAAGGCATAACCAAGTAATAATCTTTTGGCTTCAGTGTTGACTACACTACGTTGTACGGACTGACGATACCATGTTGAACCAATTTCTAAACGACGATTTGCTGCATCAATATTCATAAAACTGGTCATGCCTAATACACGACCACTATGACGATCAAATACAGTAAAAGGCAACATTACGCCTTGCTGCTGTAGGTTAAGTCGTCGATGAATTTCTACTTGCATATTTGCTGGATTAGGGATAGATGTATACCATAATTTCCATAACTCACCGTCTTGAACTGCTTCACTTAACTCCAGCTGATGTGCTTCATTGAGTGGTTTTAACATGACGTTATTCCCAGTCAAGGTTACTGCTTCTATCCATTGCATACGAGATTCCTCAATTTTTTCTTTATTCATATCATCATCGACCCATAAATAGCCAAAGCAGCCATTCGCAGTCACCTTCCTGAGTTAACTTCGTATCTCGTATATTGCTGAATGGTTAGAGTACCACAAGCAATTTATTGCATAATTTTCTACTTCTTCCAATAAGTCAAAGAGATATTTACTCAATCAGCGATAAGGTATTTTTCGATTATAGCGTTCAATATCCGCATTCTGCCGTGGCTTTGCAAATTAAATATATTCAATACCTATACCATATTAAGTTAGCCAACGTACAAATTTATAATTCATCAATTCAGGACCTGAATAACACCACGATAATGCCAAATATGTAGCAGCTTAATGCATACTGATCGCATCACGAGTAACGGCTGGTATAGCAGATGTTGTCCATCAAAGTTGACCTACTTATCATTAATTTTTAGCATTAAGTCGATTTATAGTCTCTTCAATTTCTTTTTCAGCTGCTAAATAACTTTCAATCCAAAATTCAGCATCAGTAATATTGGACTTGGTTGGATTATCCATATGTTGTCTAGCTACTTTAGCTTTAGTAAGTTCAAAAATAAGCGCTTCTTTTACTTCTTGTTTCATCATTACTCCTTGTTGGTCTCTCGTTGTAACAGTGTTCTGTACTATTTGTAAAAAATATCAAATTAATAGAATACCCATCCTATAGAATTAGACTATGATTCAGTTTAAATTAGTACTTTAATTTTTTTAAAAATTATATAATTTATAAGACATGATCGTGTGAATTTATTAAATTAAATTTGTTACTCACTTAAATTATCATGAGTCTATAACCTATTGATGAATTATACATATAAACGAAAGCCATAAAAAATTCCTGTGATTAAATCAAATATCTTTTTCATTTTATTACAATACCATTGCATTATTTTTATTCAATCCCCCCAATATCATACTCAGTTATATGTAACTTAAGTACCCTGTTACAATGTAGCAGTTCGTTAGAATCCAATGCGATCAAACATCATCAGTCACAAAGAATCGTATGTTAATCTTTTATAAAAATCATGTCTTAATCGTATTTGATCGCGTGTAATAAGCGTACGGTAAAAAATAATATTTAAGACTGCATCTAAACTGTGCGCTATTTAAATTTGGCTGACTGAACTAAGCTATTTCTTTACAACAGTGATATCACAATAGCAGTCTCATGCATACAATCTTAAAAATATTTGATTATTTCCAACTTTAAATGGATCCATAAATTAATGATTAGATCAAAATTTAGTTGACTAATGGTTTAAAAACTCATAAATTGGATCCAATTGATACGGAGATCAATCAATGTTTATCAAAAATGCTTGGTATGTAGCAGCTCGTTCAGAAGAAGTCATAGACAAACCTTTAGGTCGCCAAATCTGTGGTGAAAAAATCGTATTTTATCGTGGTAAAGAGAATAAAGTTTATGCTGTTGAAGACTTTTGTCCACACCGAGGTGCACCTTTATCTTTAGGTTTTATTGAAGATGGCAATTTAGTTTGTGGCTATCATGGACTTGTGATGGGGTGTGACGGAAAAACAGTCTCGATGCCCGGACAACGTGTCCGAGGCTTCCCATGTAATAAAAGTTACCGTGTCATTGAAAAATACGGTTTTATTTGGGTATGGCCAGGTGAACAGCATGTTGCAACTGAAGCGGATTTACCTGTACTTGAATGGGCCGAAAATAAACAATGGGCGTATGGTGGTGGTTTATTTCATATCAATTGTGACTATCGCTTAATGATCGATAATCTCATGGATTTAACTCATGAAACCTATGTTCATGCAAACAGTATTGGTCAAAAAGAAATTGATGAAGCCGTACCGACGACACGTGTTAAAGAGGATCATGTGATCACAGAGCGTCATATGGAAAATATTTATGCTCCCCCATTTTGGCAAATGGCACTTCAAGGGAATCATCTTGCAGCCGATGTTCCCATAGATCGTTGGCAAATTTGTCATTTTCATGCACCTAGCAATGTCCATATTGAAGTTGGTGTTGCACATGTGGGCTATGGAGGTTACCACGCGCCAGAAGATAAAAAAGTCTCATCTATTGTTGTTGATTTTATTACACCAGAAACAGAAACATCCCACTGGTACTTCTGGGGAATGGCACGTCATTTCCAAGCGGATAATGCTGAATTAACAGCTCAAATTAAAGAAGGCCAAGGAAAAATTTTCTCAGAAGATTTAGATATGTTAGAGCAACAACAACAAAACTTACTTCGACATCCTGATCGAAAGTTATTAATGCTCAATATTGATGCTGGTGGTGTTCAGGCTCGTAAAGTCATTGATCGTTTAATCCATCTAGAACAACAACAATATCTTGCATCGGATCAAATTTCTGCAGTCAATCTTTAATAAAATTTCAACTGTTTAATGATTAATTAAAAATTATTTTAAAGGACAATTCACATGGAAGTGACCATTCATCAAATTCATAGACATAATCCACATATTTTATCTTTGGAATTAATTTCTGGAAATCATATGCCTTTACCTGCATTTCAAGCAGGTGCACATATTGATGTACATTTAGCTGATGGCTTAATACGACAATATTCATTAGCAAATTGTAGTTCAGAACAACATCGCTATATTATTGGTGTATTAAAAGATCCATGTTCCCGTGGAGGTTCTCAATATATTCATGAGCAACTAAAAGTTGGGCAACGATTAACGATTGGTGAACCTCGTAATTTATTTGCACTAAACCCTCAGTTAGGACACGCTATACTGTGTGCGGGCGGAATTGGTATCACTCCAATTCTGGCAATGGCAAAAGAATTAAAGCAACAAAATAAAAGTTTTCAACTGTTTTACTTTGTTAAAACGCGTACATCTCTGGCTTTTTTAGAGGATCTCACAGAACTTGGGCATTTAGTACATATTCATATTGATGATGAACCCAATACCCATTGTGCTTTAGATAATGTGTTAAATCATCACTCAACACATCAACATCTCTATGTTTGTGGACCCAACGGTTTTATGGATTTTGTTATTCAAACGGCTCAAAAAAATACCTGGTTAGATAGCCATATTCATCAAGAACACTTTAATTCTTCTACAAGAGAGACTCATCATGATCATAGCTTTAATATTCAAATTTTAAAAACAGGACAAATCATCCACGTAGCCCAAGATCAAACGGCAGCTAAAGCCTTAGAAGCAGCAGGTGTGCATATTCCAGTTTCATGTGAGCAAGGTATATGTGGTACATGTTTAGTGAATGTGGTCTCCGGTGAAATTGACCATCGAGATGTATATCTAACCGAAGAAGAACAAGCTGAAAATAAACAGTTTACCCCCTGTTGTTCACGTGCAAAATCTACAACTTTGGTCATTGATTGGTCACCTTAAAAGCAGATCAATTTCGATTTAAAGTCAATATTAACGCAAGTGTTTAAACAAAATGATGCGCTCATTTTGTTTCAAATACTGCACGCATCATGCTTCCCAATGTAACCACATGGCTATGCTCACGCATTAAGCTTTCTGCACGAGCTGCATCTCGATTAAGTAATGCCTGATAAATTGCACAATGCTGAATATGTCCATGTTGTAAACGTCTAATCTCTGACCAATGGTTTTTTTTATCAAAAGTAATTGCCTGTATAGAGGCCATAGGTAACTGATTATTTTTAGATAATGCCTGCGTAATCGCAAGATTATTTGTCGCCTGAATAATCGTATTATGAAAAATTATATTAAAATGATGATAAATTTCAATATCCTCATTGGTCAGTTCTGATTTTTCAAAAATAGGATCAATATGCTCAAGACACATCATTAACTGTTTTTGTTCCGTTTCACTTAATCCTTTTTC harbors:
- a CDS encoding GntR family transcriptional regulator → MSSGQQVLIELRKMIISGELPGGLRLAEIPTAEMLGVSRQPIRVAFRVLEQEGLLLKNPTRGYTVREISPKLIQDALEVRGVLEGLAAKKLAEKGLSETEQKQLMMCLEHIDPIFEKSELTNEDIEIYHHFNIIFHNTIIQATNNLAITQALSKNNQLPMASIQAITFDKKNHWSEIRRLQHGHIQHCAIYQALLNRDAARAESLMREHSHVVTLGSMMRAVFETK
- a CDS encoding aromatic ring-hydroxylating dioxygenase subunit alpha — protein: MFIKNAWYVAARSEEVIDKPLGRQICGEKIVFYRGKENKVYAVEDFCPHRGAPLSLGFIEDGNLVCGYHGLVMGCDGKTVSMPGQRVRGFPCNKSYRVIEKYGFIWVWPGEQHVATEADLPVLEWAENKQWAYGGGLFHINCDYRLMIDNLMDLTHETYVHANSIGQKEIDEAVPTTRVKEDHVITERHMENIYAPPFWQMALQGNHLAADVPIDRWQICHFHAPSNVHIEVGVAHVGYGGYHAPEDKKVSSIVVDFITPETETSHWYFWGMARHFQADNAELTAQIKEGQGKIFSEDLDMLEQQQQNLLRHPDRKLLMLNIDAGGVQARKVIDRLIHLEQQQYLASDQISAVNL
- a CDS encoding TonB-dependent receptor, yielding MRQLNLYLCLMMMMPSNLIYAAGQIESNSDLTQTNKNESATKLPAMIITATRTATNISEIAGTVQTINQSQIQQQAIAGRKTADILAQLIPSLAPSSGTMSNYGQTMRGRNVLVLIDGVPQTGSRDVSRQFNSISPSLIERVEVISGATSIYGSGATGGIINIITKRPNIDQALSFATKVGLTSANNFTADGLAYEVEQNISFKKGDVDGFLGADYTRRGAQFDGNDNRIPLSPWQGSMMDTDTIDFIGRLNYQITDHQSLSFGAQYYKDKQDTDYGPDYSYLPKTATSNDGKEPSYNAIKGLKLSDPLFTERYAFNTQYQNQDFLGQILNVEAYYRKEKSRFFPYGLSTQAVKQVNQSQSNIEVIGIRSTIQSDLNIQDKELKLTYGLDYDVEKDKQFVDILSTEYPYLVYNNTGTTKGYGPDTKIQNLGTFIQADYALTDYVNIQVGMRYQYIKANTEAYIPTRETEYVAAGSTHADKALFNLGAVYQLTDIQQIYANFSQGFSFPDVQRMLRDVSTYQVSTANLQPITVNSYELGWRLDQGNGLNLGLTGFYNTSDKTVQFNNRAARVVDTDQRVYGAEATINYPILDQYNIGGSLSYTRGQYKDAANEWHELNAFSVSPIKGTLFAEWNNNEGYGLRMQMQAIKGTNKAYNDDRELSERANISTNTEFKNAVKNDGNSAAKIKGYATMDLLGHAPLGNGRLDFGIFNLWGLEYKTVFAQQAAVTNANPLLSIAAEGRTYGLSYTIKY
- a CDS encoding GNAT family protein, whose translation is MQWIEAVTLTGNNVMLKPLNEAHQLELSEAVQDGELWKLWYTSIPNPANMQVEIHRRLNLQQQGVMLPFTVFDRHSGRVLGMTSFMNIDAANRRLEIGSTWYRQSVQRSVVNTEAKRLLLGYAFEFLNCIAVEFRTSSFNFKSRAAIERLGAKLDGVLRSHQIVKEDILRDTYVYSILKSEWPAVRQHLDFILDQSTQQN
- a CDS encoding metallophosphoesterase, which encodes MKLQILSDTHNSKYQLSDDADLIIHAGDFSNHFAGAIEFAEYCQKLNKNFIFVLGNHDYYGAHYDFVINFLRENYPQNALLDDNHIKIADKIFVGGTLFTNFRSNAPLTTPDKLLQFKKDAEQSIYDFERIMIGASNRTITADDYILLFQRYYQNIMQFKDQENVIVISHFPPHLACLDPYWGHHPIASALNPYFINDLDITGFKLWIAGHTHTAIDTVIDGCRLIINPLGYPQEQGKNGFRENLIIHI
- a CDS encoding PDR/VanB family oxidoreductase; its protein translation is MEVTIHQIHRHNPHILSLELISGNHMPLPAFQAGAHIDVHLADGLIRQYSLANCSSEQHRYIIGVLKDPCSRGGSQYIHEQLKVGQRLTIGEPRNLFALNPQLGHAILCAGGIGITPILAMAKELKQQNKSFQLFYFVKTRTSLAFLEDLTELGHLVHIHIDDEPNTHCALDNVLNHHSTHQHLYVCGPNGFMDFVIQTAQKNTWLDSHIHQEHFNSSTRETHHDHSFNIQILKTGQIIHVAQDQTAAKALEAAGVHIPVSCEQGICGTCLVNVVSGEIDHRDVYLTEEEQAENKQFTPCCSRAKSTTLVIDWSP
- a CDS encoding GNAT family N-acetyltransferase, whose amino-acid sequence is MGYQDFYKVSLTSELSKLTFHRLIDESEEMGCFVLEVDHRLIGLVYYIFHRSTWTEGHYCYLQDLFIETDKRTRGYGKSLIEAVYAEAHKKKCSRVYWLTQETNYQARILYDQVAVNTGFIQYRKNLL